Proteins from a genomic interval of Polaribacter sp. Q13:
- a CDS encoding 6-phosphofructokinase, translated as MKKSIAIMCGGGPAPGINTVISTVAKTFMKDGYKVIGVHHGYQGLLSENPELEIFDFHRADRIFSRGGSSLIMSRFKPKDSDFKADFFKKNNVKLLVTIGGDDTASTANRLTKYLKEQELDVRHIHVPKTIDNDLPLPDRNPTFGFHTAKDEGVRIGNTVYEDARTSENWFVMSAMGRSAGHLAFGIASACHFQMVIIPEMFNKTTITFQKLINMIISSIVKCKIMGVEYGVALISEGVFHFMEEEEIINSGINFTYDDHGHPELGNVSKSHIFNYLLQVKLKEIGLEIKSRPVELGYELRCCNPIAFDLTLCTLLGIGVKKLFDQGVTGCIVSANSNGDISPLYLKDFEDENGKIPPRLVDINSDMAQLFIENLFFLKEKDYENAKKYVSNPEVYDFKKILNWS; from the coding sequence ATGAAAAAATCTATAGCTATTATGTGTGGAGGCGGACCTGCCCCTGGTATTAATACCGTTATTAGTACTGTGGCTAAAACCTTTATGAAAGATGGTTATAAGGTTATTGGTGTGCATCATGGATACCAAGGGTTGCTTTCTGAAAATCCTGAATTGGAAATTTTCGATTTTCATCGTGCAGATCGTATTTTTAGTCGTGGTGGATCTAGTCTTATAATGAGCAGATTTAAACCAAAAGACAGTGATTTTAAGGCAGATTTTTTCAAAAAAAATAATGTAAAGTTATTGGTTACTATTGGTGGAGACGATACCGCTTCTACTGCAAATAGATTAACCAAATATTTAAAGGAGCAAGAATTAGATGTTAGACATATTCATGTACCAAAAACAATAGATAACGATTTACCTTTGCCAGATAGAAACCCAACATTTGGTTTTCATACAGCAAAAGATGAAGGTGTACGTATTGGTAATACGGTTTATGAAGATGCTAGAACCAGTGAAAATTGGTTTGTAATGTCTGCAATGGGACGTTCTGCAGGGCATTTAGCATTTGGAATTGCTTCGGCATGTCATTTTCAGATGGTGATTATTCCAGAAATGTTCAACAAAACAACTATTACATTCCAGAAGTTAATCAATATGATTATTTCTTCTATTGTAAAATGTAAAATTATGGGTGTGGAATACGGAGTCGCTTTAATTAGTGAAGGTGTTTTTCACTTCATGGAAGAAGAGGAAATTATTAATTCTGGAATTAATTTTACCTATGATGATCATGGACATCCAGAATTAGGGAATGTTAGTAAATCTCATATATTTAATTATTTACTACAAGTTAAGTTAAAAGAAATTGGATTAGAAATTAAATCTAGACCCGTAGAGCTTGGTTATGAATTAAGATGTTGTAATCCTATTGCTTTCGATTTAACCTTATGTACTTTATTAGGTATTGGAGTTAAAAAATTATTTGATCAAGGTGTTACAGGTTGTATTGTAAGTGCTAATTCTAATGGAGATATTTCACCTTTATATCTAAAAGATTTTGAAGATGAAAATGGTAAAATTCCACCAAGATTAGTAGATATCAATTCTGATATGGCACAATTATTCATAGAAAACTTATTCTTCTTAAAAGAAAAGGATTATGAAAATGCAAAAAAGTATGTTTCAAATCCTGAAGTGTATGATTTCAAAAAAATATTAAACTGGAGTTAA
- a CDS encoding sugar kinase, with protein sequence MAKVVTFGEIMLRLAPQGFLRFSQANNFDAVYGGGESNVAVSLANYGIDVDFVTRLPKNDIGECAMMEMRKRGVGVDKIVYGGDRLGIYFLETGAVSRGSKVVYDRAHSAIAEIESGMIDWDAVFEGCEWFHWTGIIPAISQGAADVTLEALKVASAKGITISTDLNYRAKLWNFCDAAHRETIMTELTSYCDIILGNEEDAEMHFGIKPDGAAVQTAGHDVKAEAFLSVCQQMMEKFPRAKKVITTLRGSVSASHNTWAGVLYDGKQMLETRQYQITDIVDRVGGGDSFMGGLIYGLLTYPDNDQNALDFAVAASCLKHTIKGDANLVTVAEVNKLMGGDASGRVAR encoded by the coding sequence ATGGCAAAAGTAGTAACATTCGGAGAGATCATGTTAAGATTAGCTCCTCAAGGATTTTTAAGATTTTCACAAGCAAATAATTTTGACGCTGTTTACGGTGGTGGAGAATCTAATGTAGCAGTATCATTAGCAAACTACGGAATAGATGTAGATTTTGTAACACGTTTACCAAAGAATGATATTGGTGAGTGTGCAATGATGGAAATGCGTAAAAGAGGTGTTGGTGTAGATAAGATTGTGTATGGTGGAGACCGTTTAGGAATTTATTTCTTAGAAACTGGTGCTGTATCTAGAGGATCTAAAGTGGTTTATGACAGAGCGCATTCTGCTATTGCAGAAATTGAATCTGGAATGATTGATTGGGATGCAGTTTTTGAAGGATGTGAATGGTTTCATTGGACTGGTATTATCCCTGCAATTTCTCAAGGAGCTGCAGATGTAACTTTAGAAGCTTTAAAAGTGGCAAGTGCAAAAGGAATTACTATTTCTACAGATTTAAACTACCGTGCAAAATTATGGAATTTCTGTGATGCTGCGCATAGAGAAACAATCATGACAGAATTAACGTCTTATTGTGATATCATTTTAGGAAATGAAGAAGATGCAGAAATGCACTTTGGTATTAAGCCTGATGGTGCTGCAGTTCAAACAGCAGGACATGATGTTAAAGCAGAAGCTTTTTTATCTGTTTGTCAGCAAATGATGGAGAAATTTCCAAGAGCTAAAAAAGTAATTACTACTTTAAGAGGTTCTGTTTCTGCATCTCATAATACATGGGCAGGAGTTTTATATGATGGAAAACAAATGTTAGAAACGCGTCAATACCAAATTACAGATATCGTAGATAGAGTAGGTGGTGGAGATTCTTTTATGGGAGGTTTAATCTACGGATTATTAACTTACCCAGATAACGATCAAAATGCTTTAGACTTTGCAGTTGCTGCATCTTGTTTAAAACACACTATTAAAGGTGATGCTAACTTAGTTACTGTTGCAGAGGTAAACAAACTTATGGGTGGTGATGCATCTGGAAGAGTAGCAAGATAA